CAACTCATCGTCCGTCCACGAAAAATctttggccgccatgttttAAAGTGCGGGAAAATACAACGCTGTATGGTGCAATCAATTGGCCCCAAGCCCCCTTCGTCCACTACGCTTCGGTGCAACCGTTAGCCTGTGTGAACGACTTGTTTCAATTCTGGGCCGTTTCTGTTCACACTGTGCCGAAGTGTTTTTCTTGTCGACACGAAAAGCGGTTCGGTATAGTGCAGAATGATGAACTCGCCGAAGACTCGGCCGACGAGAAGCGTATCAGAAAGGCACAAGATAAAGCAGTCTGTAAAAAGTTTCAGATGGCTAAATCTGCTTCTAGGTCTCGCTCTGCTGGTAGTAGCATACGGAATGTTTCGTATACGTCCAACTCTGAGGATAATTTGCTTTTCGAGGTTTGTAAGAATTTATCttatgaaatgaagatgtgatcatcgcagttgtgagtggttggtggagcactgcagcgctaacgcagaggccatgcaATCGAATCCCGATtgagccccgaaaacatttttcgggcttaatttgcgattgcttaaatcgtaaTCAAAAccgcgatgatcacatcttcatttcattcgtatgtccgcagttcacataatattcttAACAGTATTCTTAACAACAAAACACAGATTTGTCACAGACTTTTCACTCAGGAGCAGAGAGCTTTCAGTTCTACTCATAGAGAGCGCATTGCTATGGAGTACAGTCTCATAGCTTTTGGGCCAATTCTCAGTAATTCCAGAGTCAAATGGTTTAGGCCGGGATAGTCAGTCATAAGTTCGTATTGTTGAAGTGGGAAGCATGCAGTTTTCCTTACATACGCTCGCTATTagtatttttgaattttgtaTTAGGAATAACATAGAATTATCTGTTCAATGGATTCCTAGATCTTTAAACCAGAAGGCTGATTCTGTCAGCAAATTCATGGATATCGATGATTGGCAGATTACGTCTGAATTCTTTGGTTTGTTGGAGCAATATTGGGGTCCGCACACCAATGATTGCTTCGCCAACTTTTATaatacaaaaattgaaaaatttttctCGAGGTTTTGGAATCCCGGGACTGCAGTTGTAGATGCATTTTTTCAGTCGTAGCAGAACGAGAATTGTTTGCTTGTTCCCCCCGTTACTTTCGTTTGTGAAACTCTTAAGCACATGGACAGAGATTCCGCTGTTGGAACTTTAGTCATCCCTGATTGGCCCTCTTCAGCTTTTTGGTCGTTGCTATGGGGACATTATAAAAATGCTATTGTACCTTTTTCTCGTCATAAAGGGCAAAATGTCGTTATCCATGGGAGAAATGTCAATTCTTTATTTGGTTCTCCAAACTGAGAGGGGCACATTTATGCCATCAGACTTAATTTTCGCAAACCGTACTCGGCTTTGGTGCTTACCGGGAGCAGGTTTGAATGCTTTTAGCCACTGGGCTCACCGAGAGCAGGCTATTGTCATCGCGTCATGTGTTAAACCCTTGGGCTCACCGAGAGCAGGGTTTATTGTTATCCCCAAGTGTAAATACTTAGTAAGTGGGTTCATATGATGCGTTCATAGCTGATTACATTTTGTTCTTTTATACAGATCCTTGTGAGGTCAGGTTCTTGGGGAACCTTGACTTCAGTAGAAATACGAGGACTAATCAACGATTGTTTACATTCAAGGGCGTCTTCAACGGTGGCTAAATACATACGGGAAGTCAGAAAATTTATTAACTTTCAAGAAATAAATCTAAGACCTTTGTTGTTCCCTGCAAATGTTGCACACTTGGCTTTATATCTTTCAACGTTACTTGGCAAGGATTCTAAAACCGCTGTTCTTTCTGCATACTCTGCCTTCAAATGGATACATGGCTTCATACCCGTTCAGTTTAATCCCCTAGATTTTACGATTTGTGAAAATCTAGTCGAAACTTAAAAACGATCGCCACACCCTCTTGTTGTTAAGAAAGAGCCTGTAGATCTGGACATCATCAAATATATAATTAATAACTACGCAAGTAGTGACTGTAATTTAACGGACCTTCGATTTGCTACCATGTCTACCTTATTGTATGTGGGCCTTTTCAGATCCCAGAAGCTATTAGATATGAAATTGTGTGATCTTTACGTCACAGAGACCTATTTGGAAGTTCGTTTGCCCAAGAGCAAAACGGACATATATAGATTAGGTCAAACAGTCTTTATTCCGAAATCGGGTCTGTACACTTGCCCGTATTTATTACTGATTCGGTACCTTAATATGTCTAAGATCGATCTTAATGCTAAATCAGATCAGTTCGTATTTAGAAATGTCGTACATCATAAGAGTAAAGGTACTTATTCTTTAGGCAGCAGGAAAGTTTCCTACTCCAGGTTAAGAGAATTATTTAAGGAATCATTGACCAAACTAGGCTATGACGAAAGTTTGTATGGGCTTCACAGTTTCCGTTCTGGGGGTGCTACTTCCCTGGCTCGTACTCTCGAAAATAATCCCTCCCTCCAGGCAAATCAAATATGGGGCTTTTCCGAGAAGGCGAATGGTTGTGTTGCGTCGCTGACACTATTCACCATGTTTTTCGCACCCTGCGAGCCAAGTTGACGAATCTCAAGTCCTCTTTACAGTCCTGGGTGTGCTTTATTATGGTGACAAATTGAATCAAATCGCAGTAATACATGTCATATTATGACATCCATGTTCAGAGAAAACAACTAAAAAGAAGTACTTTTTGCAATGTTccctttattttaattttcttaacCATCCCAAACAAAGGATGAATGGAGCAGATAATGTCAATGTTCTACCTACAATTTTGAGCAATTCATTACCAACAATGCTTCCTTAGAGAAACCATAACTTTGCCCACTTTTTTAATGAGCCCTTTGAAAACAGGCCAGAGGGGCCTTGAACTATGTCGCTTAGTTACTGCACCAAGATATATCCCATTGCCTTGATTCTCCTTCTTCCGCGTACTCCATTATAAGAAGCCACGTTTCCACATTTGTTGGAACCATCAGGATGACCAGTTGCTCCAAATGCGATTCTGGAATCACAGGATTTACAATCATTTTCTTGGTTGGCATGGATACCAATTCTGGCCTTCGCGGTAATGCAAATGCTGTTAAATCCCTCTCTGTTACAGTGTGGCTGCAAAGAGGACGTTTCAATCAGTTTCTTCCATGTGTCACTACCCAGTCTGGTAGGACGGTACTTGCCATCAGCGATCAGTGAGTATAGAGAGTCAGCTGTCTTGTTCATCAGAATGAACTTTGGAGTTCCATCGCCAACCTTCATTCCAAGACAAATTTTACTGAATGGTGTACTCCAGTAGCTTGGCAACTTTGTTTCACTTTCGTCGAATCCAGTCGTTCCTCCTTGAGGGTTGAACGATTCCTTGTTGCTCCAATATCGGGAATTGTAACCAAGGTTGCTCTGGGACAAGCAAATGAACAATACAAATAAATACACAAATAGATAGATATAATTGATATagaaaatataaatatttataaTTCATGAACTGTTTTCGCctgcgcgcgattggtctaaacgcgtcacgtgggcgaatattccccagctaaaattggggaatatccgaggctattgtttatatatatacatacctGGATGTGATGTGATAGACAGACACGACAATTTGGTATGAAGCGAGCTCATAATGGTCAGATTACCGCCGTAAGAAGATTATGAAGATGTCGTTTCGAACGTGACCCCTTCGTAACACCGAATGGCGAAAAACGCTTCTTCCGATGGTAATTTGAGCCTTAGCTTTGCAACACGTTAGACACCAAATTTTCAACACGTGTACGATATTGAGCTAAAAGTAGCCAACTGACAGAAAACCATGGCAATCCAATTGAACAGATACCTTTCTTCCATCAATCTTCATCACTGGTGTCCACCCCCCAGACCCGCATTCATCAATTCCCATTTCACAATAAACAGGAATCTCTTGTGATCCAAGCTTCAGCTTGTATACTCCGCTTTTATATTCCctggaaacaaaacaactacCATTAAAGGTGTATATATTTCAATTGCATATGTTATCTACAGAATTGTTTTGGACAAAAGTGATTTGgtttgaacaaaagaaaaataatgcaaGTCAGTCCAGCGAACCTAAAACTATCATCATTAGTTTACTTCGAAtatcaaaataaaagaaattctGTAGTCGATAATTGGAAGTCAGAAAGCATTCTTTAGTATTAGTAAAGAGTTTTCCTCAGGCGTCAATTAAATCAACCCCAACTAATAAGGTTTACTATGCTGTGCCCGTTTTCTATAACGCACTGCCGGAGTATTTGAAGAATGAGCTCGTGCGTATCGAGAAAAGGGCGTTATCGATAATTTTGCTCCGCACGGGAATttttataaatatttaatatctaTATTCATCTAGTCTCTAATATAGAAAATTATATATTCTAGCTCTAGGTTACATTATTATATTATGCAAAAATCATGTAAatactttttaacttttccaATTGTTTTTAAGACTTGTAAAAAATTACTTAATTCAGCTTTTGTGGCTGCAATGTGATttttaaataaactatctatctatctaataaAGCCCTGGgctttgatatatatatatatataaaaaagaaatgctTAATTACCGATTGGCTTGGTAGATTTCCTGACAAGAAGgaagaactgaaaaaacaatcaaagtCTTCACTTGTTTATTTGAATTATATACGAATTATTATATAACATAACATATAGCTTAGTGGTAGCTCAACCAATGAGAACGCAGGATTGATAATAGAGcattagttggattttactaaatacatataaatatatatatatatatatatatataactgtatatatatatatatatatatactttgcTCAATGGAGAATCGGCTTTCCTTTTAAATCTTTATTTGAGAccatctatatatatatatatatacaacttTTTTTACACAGTATTGTTTCATACGGATTCTAATACAGCTCTAGGTAAGGTGACTTTATTTCAACTCGGGTTGATGAAGCTGATTAGGCCCCTAGCAATGCATGCTAATACGCTATCTTATAACTTATTTCAAGCATAGGCCGATGAGAGATTTTAATCTAATTAAAATTAGAGATAGAACAGGTCATCGATCAAATGCCCTgtttaagtaaaaaaaagtcCAGTGTCGAGCAACAACACCAGGTTAGCAAGATTTTAGGTCCCCCTCTAACTAGGGAGACTACTGGGTAAACGTCAAATGCAGAAGTTATGGAAAACGACTTGGAATCGCTTCTGCCAGTTAATCTTGATTTCGAAGTTTCACATGATGTATTTACCAGATTACTGTACCAACGGAATAGAGAATTTTTCCAGATCTGTGTTAAACAACTGTGGGAttaattttttacaatagtAAATTTACTGCATGTGCAATTTTTGAAAGGATATTAATTAAAATATACACTCACCGTTTTTTGTGCAGTTGCTGTGTTGATAATTAATCAGTATTCATAATATGAGTCACGTACAGTATCTTTTTATCTGATAAAACAGCGCATACTTACAAGGTTTATGGATGCAAAGTCACTGCAAGTGATGCAGTATCGACCATTCGATAGATCAATGGGATCGAGTTAGTAATGAGTTtttgaaatatatataaaagaatgatttattgtcattatcattatcgttGTCGTTATCATTAGCATAAAGCTGTTGTTATTgctactgttattgttattacaaTGGGAAATAAAAGATTACCCTTATTTTTCTTCAAGATGGTCTCGTAGCAAGACACCCACGAGCGCAAACGCGTGACCAGCGGTTCCGTAGCTTGTCCAGTGCGACGGAAACACTGGAAGCAAGGCTGGCTTGTgttaaaaaattgcgataaatcGACTCTGCCACGAAATCTGACGAAGACAGATTTTATTATTCGTGGAATTATGTAAGAGGATTTGGATAGAATTCAGCGGCTTCTATAGTGATGCTCATCTAGTTGCAAAAAATGCGACAACAATTTAGCTTTGATTGTGTAGCAAACTGTTCTATTTGTTGATCTCACCAGGAGGAATTAGTGGATTTGTCACCGTCGGTTTCGGCGTCGGAGTGGTACCTAGAAAATATAGTGGTGTAGAAAGAGGAAACAGGAACTAAGACTCAAATGCTAaaagat
This genomic window from Acropora muricata isolate sample 2 chromosome 2, ASM3666990v1, whole genome shotgun sequence contains:
- the LOC136909252 gene encoding uncharacterized skeletal organic matrix protein 5-like, translated to MKIAWVFLILLICAAAKEEDTKSCCENNQEVIELLRGKMEETLVRICKLEEKVSEMEGTIATLESKVANLTGQVKEIRLPIPPGTTPTPKPTVTNPLIPPVLPSCQEIYQANREYKSGVYKLKLGSQEIPVYCEMGIDECGSGGWTPVMKIDGRKSNLGYNSRYWSNKESFNPQGGTTGFDESETKLPSYWSTPFSKICLGMKVGDGTPKFILMNKTADSLYSLIADGKYRPTRLGSDTWKKLIETSSLQPHCNREGFNSICITAKARIGIHANQENDCKSCDSRIAFGATGHPDGSNKCGNVASYNGVRGRRRIKAMGYILVQ